CAGGTTTTGTAAAAAGAACTGTAGAATggtgcagctactttggaaacCAGCCTGGTAGTTCCCGAAAATGTTAAACATTGAgttatcatacgacccagcaattctattcctgGGTATCAACCCAAGAGAATGAAAGCATCCATTCACAGAAAAACTTGTACCTGAATGTTCCAtcgtaatagccaaaaagtggaaacaaccgaagtgtccaAACAATACTGAATGGATCAACAAATGGTGGTCTTTCCATATAATGAAGTATAtgagtgaagtactgatacatgctgtaacttggatgaacctcaaaaacatgatggtaaaagaagccagtcacaaaagaccacatagtgtgtgattccatttatatgaaatgtccagaacaggcagataTATAGAGGCACACAGCAGATTAGTCGTTGCctggggggaggaggaatggAGAGTGAGTACTaatgggttttttggggggggtgataaaaatgttctaaaattagtggtgatggttgcacaactgtgactatactaaaaaccattgtacactttaaaaagggtgaattgtatggtatgtgaattacatctcaataaagctgttttaaaaccCAGCTTTTATCTGTTTGTAAGGCATATCTTCAAAATTAACCTCACAAGAAAGGAACtggtagggggtggggtggggttccTCAAACCAGTTAACATTTAAAGGATTGTATTCGTCTTCTCttcatttgaatcctggctttaaAACAGATCTGCCCTGCATGGTCAGGGTCAGATCCCTCTGGCTGGTTGCCCAGATGACCAAGATTCTGAGTGGTCTCTTTGTTCTGTAGACTTATCATTTCAAAAACGAACCTATTTTTCTGAGTCTCCAAAGCTGAGGAATAGAGATGCCAGGGAGTTAGCAAATAGATGTAGAAAGCCAGTTTATCTGCAAACCAGCAGAATGTCTGAAGGGGTTGCTCTGTGGGACTCTTGTTCCTAGGAGATTTTTTTGCTGGTGGATGGGCAGTTCAGTTGGAAGCCCGTGAGGAAGTCGTGTTGTCTTTGGAAAGGTCTCTATGCCAAGAGTCTGCAGGCAGGCAACTGGTGACCAAGAGCTCTGTCTCTATAAGCCTTCGATTCCTCATCAGTGAAACCAGAAAGATAATAGCCTTTTCACACCAGGGCAGCCGCACTGTAAATGCTGAGGGTGTGCACCAGGGGTGCAGTTCTGGAGTGGCAAATTTGGGGTGGCTCCAGAGGACACAGTTTGAAGAGTGAAAGAATGAGGATTGTCTGGCAGGAGAAGAGGGCCATGGACGTCATGGGGAGTGGTTGTCAGGATGGTTGTCATGGGGAGTGGTTGTCAGGTAGAACTGATGACTGGAAGGCTGCGGTAGCAGGAGTTGTGAGAAGTTCTAGATTTGAGGAGATGTGGTAAACGATATTAGTCGTTGGACTAAAAAAATTCATCATCCTCCTTTCCCATTCGCCCTTGGATGTACATGTTGAATCCAGGCCCATCCTTGTGTTGCAACCAGGAGCTTCCATCCACATCACCTTCCCCCAGAAGGAACCAATgaaacatctttttgtttttgcaggtttTTATTGAGAGACCACAAGCAGATCTTCCACCCTCAGATCTCTGACTACAAAAGGTGCGATGGAACATTTTTCCCTTCCCCATCCTTTTCCTTACTCCAGCCCAGGGTCTGTTTGGGGAACCTGCTCATCCCCAGGCCCCTCCCAAAGTGACTCACTAACGTGGTCTCTGACGCATCCCCAGGAAGGGAAGTGGGGTGACGGGGGGGCATCCCTTTGTGGGAGAGAGTGACCAATTATTTATCCTCCCGCATAGGATGCCCTGGCTTAATGACCTGTAAGGGCCATTTCAGCACTTCCATTCCATCTGTCCCCAAGGCCTCACCTTAGGTGAGAACTTTGGCTCTCATTCAGCTCTCAGGGTGTCTGCCTCCTCACAGCTGAAGGTCCTTCTTGTCTGAGATGGACAGTATTACCTAGTAGTATGCGTGCTCTAGGACCATGAATGACATCAAAACTAACCGAGAACTATACCAGCAATACACCGCCATGGACCCCAAGGTGCTGGCCCGCATCTCCAGGCTGCTCATCGTCTGCCAGGGTGCAGGCATTTCTGTACCCAAGGGCATCAGAAACATCTTTGAGTTTACCTGGGAGGAGCTGATCACTGACCCCATGATCCCTACCCCTTCTGAGATCCTGGGCCTGGAGATCAGCATTGGAGCCCCGCCCGTGGTGCTTATGGAACCGGCCCCTGTGCAGGCCCCTGTCCAGAACAAGCCACCTCCGCCAGTGCTACCACTGCCGATGCTGCCCGCTTCCACTGGGCCGGCCAaattctccacacactctcctaCCCACGGCCAACGGGGCCATCCAGCCAGGAGACCCTGCACAGGTTCCAGAGGCAGTCTATCCACCTATTGACCGAGCTCCTCACCCTGAAGATGAAGGCCACGCTGGAGTCCATGTCCAGTAAGTCAGCGAAGTCTGGCTCACCGGATCCTGGCTCCTTTTTCTAGGCCAGGAAGGGTCTGGCCtgggcatgtgtgtatgtatccaCTGCACCCACCCCAGACAGGTCTACAAGAATGCGCCGTGAAAAGGTGGCAGCCAAGGGTCAGCTTTGCAACTCAGCTCCTTCCTGAGACCACCCCCAAGAATCATCCTTTCACCCCTCTCCGTTCTCCATTTTGTCCTCCCATCCCTCCAGCTTTGCTGAGCCCAGGTTGAGACGTTGGCCATGAGAACAGTGTGAGGTGTTGAAAGAGGGAGTTTGTGGAAATGATGCCAAGGTAGAGAGAGGCAGCACCCAGGAGGAGGGGGTAAATCGGGAGGGCCAGTTGGTGGGTAGCAAGACAGAGCCAAGCAGAGCCAGAACCAGGAGAGTCGTGAGAACTGGGAGAACACCGTAGAAGAGAACTTTAAAGATTTCTCTTAATTACTCTGAGCCTTCTCCagcattaaaaaatctttttcttccagaaattggTTGTTTTGTAACAACAGGGCACTTTAGAATATCTGGTCTACCATACAACTAGGACAAAAACTTCATTATTATacttttggttaaaaaaattaaaataaaaaaattgaaagcaaaatcCCATCTGTTCCACTCCAGATTCTTCCACAAACATCCCAGCCATGGGAGTGAACTCACCTTACCAGCTTGTCTACGAGTCCTCTACTGGCTGTCTGAGCTTTTCCCTCTCAACCGGAAGGGAAGTCAAGAAAAAACAGGTAACAGTGATTCCCAGCAAGACCTTTTGACCTACctttggtggtgggggtgggatggggagggggataGAAGATTTCCTGTGTAGGTTGATGAGATGATTTGATTTGGTTTTCTGATAGGAAGGATATATAGCTGCCCTGGCCGGAGACCCAGCAGCTATTGACAGATTCTGTCCCATAAAAGGTGACATATCTCAACCAAGTCACTCTACTTTGCAGTCTCATCGTTTGAATGTTTACAAGTGCTCCATTTCTGTTAATGTGGTTCCTCTCACCTGGGGCAACACCCCTAGCAAACCCACATCTTCCACCTCCTATGTTATCCCATACTCACCCCCTCTTCTCAGAGAGAGACCTATGTTACCCATACTCACCCAGCAAGTGGGGGAACCAGTACCTGAACGGACGTATTTGGATACCAAGCCTAACCGTGTGTCCCCAGCTGGGTCAGTTTATGTGGGCAGAAAACAGACATAGAGGCCATTTCCATTCTATTGCAGAAAACACAGAGCAGAAGGAAAGGCTTAAAGGAAAGAACTGGTGGCAGGTGAGACCAAACAGGGTAGCAGTGACTGTGCAGCCAGAGCTTGGAGGAGAGATGAGTTGGGGCTGGAGAGGGCAGAGAAGGAACTTTCTCTCGTGGAACTTCCAGGGCCCCCAAGGCTGTGGTGGTAGAGtggtggggtaggggagggacTGTATTCGCAAAGTGGTGGTGGGAGGATCCACAGAAGTTTGGGATGCTCAAAGACTGTCCAGTGATTCCCACAGACACTGGAGGTAAGGCTAGAAGTTGAGAAGCTTGGATTTTATTCCTGAGCCCACCTCGGGTTGCTATGAGATTTGCCTTCTTCCAGGCCTCACTCTCCGTATCAAGTTGATCCTGTAGCCTTTCAGTCAgtgaacaaatgtttattgaacaattGCTAGTTGTCagtcactgttcttttttttggtacacgggcctctcactgttgtggcctctcccgttgcggagcacaggctccggacgcacaggctcagcggccatggctcatgggcccagccgctccgcggcatgtgggatcttcctggaccggggcacgaacccgtgtcccctgcatcggcaggcggactctcaaccactgcaccaccagggaagccccagtcactGTTCTGAATGCTGTGGGTACATGTGTGGATTTTAAGACAAGGAACACCTTCCCTGATGGAGGTGACATCCTCAGACTCTTGTTTCCCCTGTTCCTTTACCTCTCATGACACATTTTCTGTCACTGTGAGCATCACTTCCAGCATCCCTCTTTATATGCTCCTGGTTTATCATATCTCCTCCTGAGCTGGCCCTAAATCAATGCAGTCACTTTGAGGGGAAACAAAGTATCCTCAGGACACCCAGTGATTTCATGATTTTTCTTCCTAATGACCTCAGGGGTGATGCCTTGAGTAAGGTTGTTCCAAAACAAAAGTTACATGTCTGTTGGTCTCTTTGTCTATGTGGCTGTTTTCCTCTGCCACCCAAGGATGTGATTACCCCATGATGTTGCATCATTCTCACTAGGATGTTCAACGCTGCTGCATTTCTTATAGGTTCCTGATACTGTTTAGAAATTATTCTCACACATGTGTGCTAGGATGGGTGGTTAACCTTCCCTAATAGTTTATAAGTAACCGTGTGTCCTAGCTTGCCCAGGAAAGTCCCAGTTTATGCTGTTGTCCTGGCATAACTATTAATTATACCCACTTTCACTCCAAAGTACCCTAGCTTAAAGAACATATTGTAGAGTCGTTGTGGTTTTAAGTCACTTTGGGTTTGGGACCTCTGCTATCTGTTCCATGTACACGTGCTGTCACACCTTGCCAGCTGGCCCCCTTTGCAGTTCTAGGGTCATGCAGACTTGGAGCAGACAGGCTCCAGGAGTTGGACCTACTCCCTGAGCAGACAACAGCTATTTCTGGAGCACAGCCCAACTTTACAGGCAGAGAATTGAGAGAAATCTGTCAACAGTGGTTCCTGGTTGTCATACTTGGGGACCCAAAGCAACTAGAGGCAGGCCAGAAATGGATGCTCAAGCCAGCAGATGTTCCAGGAGGTCAGCCAGCAGGTAGGTGGGCCTCAGGGTCAAGTCTCTGGTCTCATGGCTGGAGGAGTCAGGAAAGGGACCAGGAACCACTGAAGGTGACAGATATCAGACATGGTACCCAAGCAGCAACCAGAAACCTCGAGGCTTGGCTGACAGTGAGAAAGTCTCCATTCTGAGGCCTTCAGGGCTCAGTTGGAGCCTAAGCAATGCCCCTGGCCTGaagactcattttatttttgagtcCAAGGTGAAGATGAGCCTACATATATCAAGGAAGAGCATGTGGCTCCAGCTGAGTAGGCAGCAGAGGCTCAGAAGCAGGCAGGACCTGAATAGATGCTTCTGGAAATTCAGCCATGGATGATCACCTCCACAATTTTATGTCATCATATCCTCATACCACCTAAGACTTGCCATGGGGGATAACTgtgaaaataatggaaataagcACAAAACATTGACACCAcagatttgagcaggcagaagaaagaatcagctcGAAGACAGGACAATGGAAATTATTGagtctgaagaacagaaagaaaagagattgaagaaaaatgcacagaGCCTAAGGGAACTGTGGGACACCATCAAGTGGCATATGCATGTGggagtcccagaagaggaagagagatcaaaagaggcagagagaatatttaagaaataatggctgaaattttcccaaatttgatgcAAGACATGAATATAAACGTCAGAGAAACTCAGCAGGCTCCCAGAAagatgaactcagagaaacccacaccaagacacattaatcgtcaaactttcaaaagacaaagacgaaaagagaatcttgaaagcagtaagAGAGAAGTGAATCCTCACATACAATGAATTTCAATAAGATCATTAGCAGGTTTCTCATCAGAATTTGGAGGATACAAGGTACAGGGCAAATACATTCaaaatgcttaaagaaaaaacCTGTCAGCTAAGAATCAATCCTGAATTCAGGAAAACTGTGCTTCAAAACTGAGCAAGAAATTAAGACATACAAAACCTGAGGCAGTTCATGACAACTAAATCTGTGCTGCAGGAAGTGCTGAAGGGAGTCCTGCAaggtgaaatgaaaggacactagagaGAACCACAAAGCTATATGGAGAAATAAAGACCTCAATAAAGGTAATACATAGGAAAGAAtaaaagctagtattattgtAACAGCAGTTTGTAACtgcactttttgtttttctacatgatttaagagactaatatatttaaagaaaaaaattagtgtaAAAGCCAGTATTACTGTTAACTTTGGTTTGTAGCTCCAAATCTTAGTTTCTACATAAtttgaaagatttaaaagaaatgttaatttaTGTTTTGGGACATACGatataaaaagatgtaatttTTAGGACATTAACAACTGACAGTGATGGGGATGATGCTGTAAAGGAGGAGAGTTTTTGTACGTTATTGAAGTTTTGTACGTTATTGAAGTtgtaatccccatggtaaccacaaagaaaataactacaatatacagaaaaggaaatgagaaattttaaaatttcactacaaaaaattaaaacaaattaagacAATAATGCAGGATATGAAGAACAAAAACTCTAATAAggcatatagaaaataaaaaacacagtaacAGAAGCAAGTCCCTCCTTATCAGTAATTCCTTTAAATGTAAATTGGCTAAATTTTGTAATCAAAAGACTGAGATTGGGAGAATGAATAGCAACTCATGATCCAACTATAcgctataagagactcacttgaGATCCAGAGACACAATTGGGTTTGAATgtgaaaatatggaaaaagatattccatgcaaatagtaaccaaaggAGAGCAGGGGTgactatactaatatcagataaaatagactttaaatttaaaaagattacaagagacaaagaaggacattctataataataaaatttcaatacAGTAAGAAGATACAACAgttataaacatttatgcacctaatGACAGGctgtcaaaatatatgaagcaaaacctGACCAGTTGAAGACAAGTAGTTCTACAGTAATAGTGGGAGACATCAATAACCCACTCACAATAATGGATAGAATAACAGacagaagtaagaaaataaaaaacaacacaataaatcaaCTAGATCTAACAGACACATGcagaacacaaacaaaacaacaaaaacagtgcacattcttttcaagtgtacatgggacatttctaggatagatcatatgttaggccacaaattaAGTCTCAGTAGATTAAAAGAAATAGATTTCACTCAAAGTATCTTATCTTACCACAATgggatgaagttagaaatcagtaacagaaggaaaactggaacgTTTACAaaattgtggaaattaaataacacacacctaatcaatggatcaaagaagaaattacaaggaaaactataaaatactagagacaaatgaaaatgaaaacagcaggcttccctggtggcacagtggttgagagtccacctgccgatgcaggggacacaggttcgtgccccggtctgggaagatcccacatgttgtggagtggctaggcccgtgagccatggccgctgagcctgcgtgtccagagcctgtgctccgcaacgggagaggccacaacagggagaggcccatgtactgcaaaaaaaaaaaaaaaaaaaagaaaatgaaaacagcataccaaaacttatggggtACAATGAAAGCAATGCTAAGGGGAAAATTTATAGCTATTAATGCTTACATTAAAAGGCAAGAaagatctcaagtaaacaacctaactttacaacttaaggaactttaaactaaacccaaagctagagaaggaaggaaataaaggttAGAGCAGAGATAAACTAAATAGACaatataaaaacaacagaaaatcaatgaaaccaaaagttgatgCTTCAGAAAGATCAACacaattgacaaatctttagctagatggactaagaaaaaaagaaaggagactcAAATTCCTAAAATCAGAATTGAAAATGGGACACAACTActgattctacagaaataaaagggattatcagagagtactatgaacaactaactgtatgccaacaaattggataacctacaTGAAGTGGACAGGTTCCTAAAACACAAAACCTACTTAgtctaaatcatgaagaaatagaaaatttgaactaGACCTATAAATAGTAAGAGATTGAATCAGttatcaaaaatctcccaacaaagaaaatcccTGGACCTGATAACTTCAGTGATGAATTctcccaaacatttaaagaagaattaatgccaactgttctaaaaatttttccccaaaattgaagagggaacacttcccaactcattctgtgaggccagtatTGCCCTGATATTGGAGCCAAAGACACTAGAAGAAGACTACAGACTAATATAcctgatgaacattgatgcaaaattccttagcaaaatattagcaaacagaattcggCAGCATAATAAAAGGATTATACAACATGACACTAAAcaggatttattcctggaatgcaagcaTGGTTCAACATATAAAACTCAATCATTggaacttctctggtggtccagtggttgactccatgctgccaatgcagggggccctggttcgaaccctgttcagggaactagatcccacgtgcctcaactaaaagatcccgcatgctgcaatgaagatcccgagtgccacaaccaagacctggcacaaccaaataaataaatattttaaaaaattgaaaagaaagattTGGTCtatacctataatggaatattatgtagccttaaaaaggaagggaattctgcaATATGTTATAACATGGGTGAAAcatgaggacattatgctacatgaaacaaaccagtcacaaaaaagacaaatactgtatgattccacttataggaggtacttagagtagtcaaaatcataaagatagaaagtagattggcagttgccaggggctgggggtaggggagaaTGGGGGGGTGTTGttacagagtttcaattttataAGATAAAAAGAGTTACGGGAATAGATGGTGATAacggttgcacaacactgtgaatgtatttaataccactgaacttgCCTCTTAAAATTTAAGTCGGTAAATTTTTGTTATACGTATTTTACCACAAGCACACACAAAAGCCCGCAAAACATCACAGTCTTGAGTCTCAGTTGATATACTCTGCCCTCTGCCGAAGGCCGAGGTAAGCCAGCATCAGAGAAGTGTTGAAGCCCTTGAGCCATTGAGCCATTGAGATGGAGCTGGGACTTTTTGTCTTAAGTCAGAAGTGTCACAAGGGAATCCCTTCTGCATCCACCACAGCCATGTGTGTGCTCTCTCTACCCAGGACCAGGCCGCCCTTGGGGAAATGTGGCTGGATTCACCACTCTGCATGAGTGTTCCTGACACACACTCGGTTGACTCACAGAGCACCGCCTCTGTTTCATAAGTGACCTGCTGGGGATTCTTATCCCTGGAAGCATAATGATTCCCACAGTTATTTTGATTCTCAAGGGATGCAGCTGTCCTGCTCTCCCCGCCCCCTCACCCCAGGTGAACATGACGTCTTGAGAAACCATTTTCTAAAACCCTCCCTAACCTGTTCATCTCCAGCTACAGGCAAACCCCCAAATTTGGAAGAAGTCGTCTTGACATCCCCACAACGAGGAGCGGGAACCTCTGCCTCTGAGGTTATCGAGTTCAGCGACCCCTGCCCTGACGCCCGGGAGAAGCTGCAGGAGATGTGTCGCCTTGTGTGAGCACCTTAGTGGTTGGGGGTGTATGGGAGAGGAGGGCACAGCCTGTGTGTGCGTGGAGGGGGATCACGGACATGTTGGCTACCCAGTGCCCCCAGCCACAGTGACAGGGTGATAGTTGTCCCTCACACACAGATCCCTAGTCCTTCCACAATCACAGTCATTTTCAGTCCTACTATGACCTTATGAGGAAGGCaggtttattcctgttttacagatgaggaaactgaggtacccCAAGCACATGGTAAGGCATTGTCTGAGGTCCCACAGCTCAATGGGCCTGTCCCAGGGCAATGTTCTTTGCCTCCTCACCAGTGAGACCCCTTTGCATGGCTTCTTAAAGTTTACACACCCTTACAGTTAAGAATGTTTATTTCTTGACATAATTTGTCAGATGTTCtcttagaaaaaaaggaacagctttcaaaacaaaaaacactgacaTGGGTGATTAATGGTATTTATGATTTTGTGTGTCCCACAAGTCCTAGCAAGTGAATCTGCGTTCCTCCAAAGGCCTGGACCATGGGCCATAAAGGATTTCAAACCTAGTTACATCTAAGCATATATGTGTCCTGGGGCTCACAGGACACTGTCACTGCAGCAGTAGAATATGCGTAGAGGGCAGCCACCCAGTTTGCTCCTTACTGTGACATTCCAGAAGGAAGCTGTCTTCCTTTGTAAGCTCAGGATTGAGAGGTGATCAAAGCCTCCAGCTCTGCCACCCCATTCCACACGCAGCTCCACTCCATGGGTCCCCACTCCTGTGCAAAAGGTGGAAATCAGGCCAGGGCCAGTCTCAAAGGGGTATGGGGACCTTCCCAGTTCTTCCTAAAAACATTACCTGTAAGGATGAGGGGTTGGGGTAGGGATAGATACTTTGGGGACAGGGAAATGGAATGGGAgtctggggagctggggaggggctgtAGAGAGCCTGGTGAGTGAGAGGCAAGTGGCTAGAAAATATGTTGGTCTCCTTCCCTGCAGAGAAGCCGAAAGGGTCTCGTGGAAAGGGAGGAATATCTTCTACCCATGATCTTACGCAACTACAGGGCAAAGATGCCCCCTCATCTAATGTCTACCCCCAAAGGGGATGCTCAGATCCCAAGCTCCCACCATCCGCACCCTCCAGGTGCTCAGACTTCCACTCCCACCCCTCACCAACCTCCTGCCCATCATCTTCACTTGGACCGGCATTCTCAGGAATGGAAGGCACCCAAGAAGGCCATCAAGTTGCATTACACCTTCTATGATGGGTCGTTCTTCGTTTAGTATCCTTTTATTTGGTGcttccctttctccccagcaGCTCAGCCCAGAGAACTCCAGCCTTTGGCAAAGCCAGAGTGTTTCCTTTGGCTTTTCATTTGGTCAGAGAAGTCTGGTGACGGGTCCTCTGGGATATTAAGAGTTTGTTCAGGTCAGAGAAGAAGTACCAAGAGTCAAGCCTCAAATTCAGTCCTGATCAACCAGTACGTACTGAACCCAACTATCTGTGATTACGTGTCAGTGCGGGCTGGGGGTGCAGCAGCAGTCCCTGCCTTCGAGGCTCTCCCAGGTGGGAAGAGATTGGAGACACAGAACAATTCATCTCTAGCCGAGAGAAGGTGATAGGAGACCCTCcatcctgggggggggggggtctttgTCCTTCTGTCCCAGGCTCAATGGGTAAGTACTGTGGTTCTTGCATACTTTGCCCCCAAGATCCATGTATTTGGAGTCTAACCCGCACTGCACATACCCCACCTGGCACATGTGCGGGTTGATCTGCAGCTGAGGTCTGGCGGTATTCATGAGAATGTGGGCAGCTGGGTCCCAACCTTGGGGTGTGTGAGTGGCACAAGGGGACACATTTTCTCGTTGAGAATCTGGTGAAAGCTATAGACCCTCTTCCCAGAAATATGAACTGATACACATGCATGTAAAACATTTCCTGTGATTGCAGGGGGTCTGCAGACCTTCAAAGCTTGTCCATGCACCAAGAACCCTAGACTGAGGAAAACTAAGATTTCTAACATGCAGGGTAAAGGCTGAGAGTTATGCATATTTTAGCATGAATGGAGTCAGGTTGCTTTCTTCATTCACAGATGTTTATCGAGTGTTATATGCAATGATTAATGGAATGGAGTGAATGTACCACTTTACCTTAGAGGGAGGTGGCTCTCTGAGCCGTCTCAACAGGCGGCTCGGCAGGCCTTTCTGGCCATGGCCCCCCTCGCTTCCTTTGGCCTCCTCTCCACTGAACTGGGAATTCAGAATTGCAGTGCCTGTCAAAGGAGTCCTATGGTTTCTCTGACCATAAATGAGTGCATTCATTACCCTCTGCTCAGCCCTGCTTCCAGGGCACCTTGTGCATTGAACTCAGCACACACCTTCCCAGGCAGCTGCTGCTCACAGGGGTCATGGggctccctctcccccctttTCTTCCTCAACACTGCATTGAATGGGACCATCACCCTGAA
This genomic interval from Lagenorhynchus albirostris chromosome 10, mLagAlb1.1, whole genome shotgun sequence contains the following:
- the C10H3orf20 gene encoding LOW QUALITY PROTEIN: uncharacterized protein C3orf20 homolog (The sequence of the model RefSeq protein was modified relative to this genomic sequence to represent the inferred CDS: inserted 2 bases in 2 codons), which translates into the protein MNDIKTNRELYQQYTAMDPKVLARISRLLIVCQGAGISVPKGIRNIFEFTWEELITDPMIPTPSEILGLEISIGAPPVVLMEPAPVQAPVQNKPPPPVLPLPMLPASTGPAKFSTHSPTHGQRXPSSQETLHRFQRQSIHLLTELLTLKMKATLESMSNSSTNIPAMGVNSPYQLVYESSTGCLSFSLSTGREVKKKQGKQRTTEEVVLTSPQRGAGTSASEVIEFSDPCPDAREKLQEMCRLVEAERVSWKGRNIFYPXILRNYRAKMPPHLMSTPKGDAQIPSSHHPHPPGAQTSTPTPHQPPAHHLHLDRHSQEWKAPKKAIKLHYTFYDGSFFVYYPSGHIAVCQIPMCCRGRAITCLFNDTPSFSFLAVFNAEGQGCIHYNLKACCPYVLVLDEEGGTANDYNGYVVHKWSWTSKTETLLSLEYKVNEQMKLMVLGQDSIMATFTSLNETVTLPISANSCPHVTSHNKRMTRRISSMDEKMSKMSRALAEIKRRFQKTASQFMNSVLLAAGLFTVEYPVKEEAEITRTRLRSGPYPEHATKLSLYSGEILLLRSQSAQPESSIGESSKEEPVLAPVSTTRKKPIKVQAKATVTPRSAWAFTSSSFCVSDAEMGSKHVMVNKTDEAPPSWS